One genomic region from Ptychodera flava strain L36383 chromosome 14, AS_Pfla_20210202, whole genome shotgun sequence encodes:
- the LOC139150163 gene encoding uncharacterized protein has protein sequence MVETGTKTAKKSSGRTKSKLSKLFRRKKGKRFNEFGSRENIVDNLECIQNGVTDGVSTADLTKNGAPEDQGDGSGRKGQSLFKLAKRSSKHHGKSNRSDKQSNVSGITDDTARGKTSETPPVDVTDSRETDWNPASETNTRNKVARPNRADHTKRPSSTTRGQEPCIETVEDDRKGECTTSRSKKEDDKEDGKSNADNSSKSGKSKPFHKLKRKLHLSNYKELSEEITTVTDDQGYENMKKKKRLQQTGKRVRKALTTGLRSLVDGYQNISPMAGVFNTGTCYYSTDGKNYNPYFTRTKPNVVPVFS, from the exons ATGGTCGAGACGGGAACGAAAACCGCGAAGAAATCGTCCGGGAGGACTAAGTCTAAACTTTCAAAGCTCTTCCGAAGAAAGAAAGGGAAGCGTTTTAACGAATTCGGGTCGAGGGAAAACATAGTCGATAACTTGGAGTGTATACAGAATGGCGTTACTGACGGCGTCTCCACCGCGGACCTCACCAAAAATGGCGCACCTGAGGACCAAGGAGACGGGAGCGGTCGGAAGGGTCAAAGTCTATTCAAATTGGCGAAGCGTAGTTCAAAACACCACGGGAAGAGCAATAGATCTGACAAACAGTCCAACGTTTCAGGGATAACCGATGATACGGCCAGGGGGAAAACTTCTGAAACCCCGCCCGTCGACGTGACTGACTCCAGGGAGACTGATTGGAATCCAGCTTCCGAAACAAACACAAGGAATAAAGTCGCCCGACCGAACAGAGCCGATCACACCAAGCGACCAAGCAGTACTACACGGGGACAAGAGCCTTGTATTGAGACGGTGGAGGATGACAGAAAGGGAGAGTGTACCACATCAAGATCCAAGAAAGAAGACGACAAAGAAGACGGCAAAAGCAATGCGGACAACTCATCAAAAAGCGGAAAATCAAAGCCATTCCATAAACTGAAAAGGAAATTGCATTTGTCAAATTATAAAGAACTGTCCGAAGAAATAACGACAGTTACAGATGACCAAGGTTATGAGAacatgaaaaagaaaaagagacTCCAACAG ACCGGTAAGCGTGTGAGAAAAGCACTTACTACAGGATTACGGAGCCTTGTCGACGGTTATCAGAATATATCACCGATGGCTGGGGTCTTCAATACCGGCACGTGTTACTACAGTACAGATGGGAAGAATTACAATCCATACTTCACCAGAACTAAGCCAAACGTGGTACCGGTTTTCTCCTAA